A genomic region of Chromatiales bacterium 21-64-14 contains the following coding sequences:
- a CDS encoding elongation factor 4, with the protein MERTRNFSIIAHIDHGKSTLADRLIQLCGGLADREMEAQVLDSMDLERERGITIKAQSVSLNYQARDGQRYRLNFIDTPGHVDFSYEVSRSLAACEGALLVVDASQGVEAQTLANCYTATEQNLTVVPVLNKIDLPAADPERVIEDIEEIIGIEAHDALRVSAKTGAGVPELLEALVQRIPPPRGDPDAPLQALIIDSWFDNFVGVISLVRVFNGKIAPRQKIQIMSTGRTQQVEKVGIFSPKRQDTQVLATGDVGYVIAGIKEVDGAPVGDTLTDAHRPAGAPLPGFKKIQPRVFAGMFPVSSDDYEDFREALQKLRLNDSSLYYEPETSDALGFGFRCGFLGMLHMEIVQERLEREYALNLITTAPTVVYEILTAAGDIMSIDNPSKLPPLAQIQEMREPIIEATILLPPDYVGQVISLCIEKRGAQKKLLYLGKQVSLTYELPLSEVVLDFFDRLKSVSRGYASFDYHFLRFQAAPLVRLDVLINNERVDALSTIVHREQSQPRGRDLVERMREIIPRQMFEVAIQAAIGGQIIARSTVKALRKNVTAKCYGGDITRKRKLLEKQKEGKKRMKQVGKVDIPQEAFLAVLQANKK; encoded by the coding sequence ATGGAACGTACCCGCAATTTTTCGATCATCGCGCATATCGACCATGGGAAGTCCACGCTGGCGGATCGGTTGATTCAGCTCTGCGGTGGCCTGGCGGACCGGGAGATGGAGGCGCAGGTACTCGATTCCATGGACCTGGAACGGGAACGCGGCATTACCATCAAGGCGCAGAGTGTGTCGCTGAACTATCAGGCCCGGGACGGACAGCGCTATCGTCTGAACTTCATCGATACCCCGGGCCATGTGGATTTCTCCTACGAGGTGTCGCGCTCCCTGGCGGCCTGCGAGGGCGCGTTACTGGTAGTTGATGCCTCCCAGGGGGTCGAGGCGCAGACCCTGGCCAACTGCTATACGGCTACCGAACAGAATCTCACGGTGGTGCCGGTCCTCAATAAGATCGATCTCCCCGCTGCGGATCCGGAACGGGTCATCGAGGACATCGAGGAGATCATCGGTATTGAGGCGCACGACGCCCTGCGCGTCAGTGCGAAGACCGGCGCCGGTGTACCGGAACTGTTGGAGGCCCTGGTGCAGCGTATCCCTCCACCGCGGGGGGATCCGGACGCGCCACTCCAGGCGCTGATCATCGATTCCTGGTTCGACAACTTCGTTGGCGTGATTTCCCTGGTGCGCGTTTTCAACGGTAAGATCGCGCCGCGCCAGAAGATCCAGATCATGTCCACGGGCCGCACCCAGCAAGTCGAAAAGGTCGGTATCTTTAGTCCGAAACGTCAGGATACCCAGGTGCTCGCGACCGGGGACGTGGGCTATGTCATCGCGGGCATCAAGGAGGTCGACGGGGCGCCGGTGGGCGACACGCTCACGGATGCGCACCGCCCGGCCGGGGCTCCGCTCCCCGGTTTCAAAAAGATCCAACCCCGTGTGTTCGCCGGCATGTTCCCTGTCAGTTCCGACGATTACGAGGATTTCCGGGAGGCGCTGCAGAAGCTGCGTTTGAACGATTCCTCCCTGTATTACGAGCCCGAGACCTCTGATGCCCTGGGTTTCGGTTTCCGGTGTGGCTTTCTCGGCATGCTGCACATGGAAATCGTACAGGAACGTCTGGAACGGGAATACGCGCTGAATCTGATCACCACGGCACCGACCGTGGTGTACGAGATCCTCACAGCGGCAGGCGACATCATGTCCATCGATAATCCGTCCAAGCTGCCGCCGCTGGCCCAAATCCAGGAGATGCGAGAACCGATCATCGAGGCGACCATCCTACTGCCGCCGGACTATGTAGGGCAGGTGATCAGTCTGTGTATCGAAAAGCGCGGCGCCCAGAAGAAGCTGCTCTATCTCGGTAAACAGGTCTCGCTCACCTATGAACTGCCCCTGAGTGAGGTGGTGCTGGATTTTTTCGACCGGTTGAAATCGGTGAGCCGTGGATACGCGTCCTTCGATTACCACTTTTTGAGATTCCAGGCCGCGCCGCTGGTCAGGCTTGATGTGCTCATCAACAACGAACGGGTCGACGCCCTTTCGACGATTGTGCACCGGGAACAATCGCAGCCGCGCGGGCGCGATCTTGTGGAACGTATGCGCGAGATCATTCCCCGGCAGATGTTCGAGGTGGCGATCCAAGCCGCCATCGGGGGGCAGATCATCGCGCGTTCCACGGTGAAGGCCTTGCGCAAGAACGTCACGGCCAAGTGCTACGGAGGTGATATCACGCGCAAGCGCAAGTTGCTGGAGAAGCAAAAGGAAGGCAAGAAGCGCATGAAGCAGGTCGGCAAGGTCGATATTCCCCAGGAAGCGTTTCTGGCCGTGCTGCAGGCGAACAAGAAATAA
- a CDS encoding signal peptidase I — protein MNFDFAAFLMAAAVITGAIWAVDAFIWAPRRRGQLGDGAGASSSREPLLVEYARAFFPIIVIVLLLRSFVVEPFRIPSGSMEPTLLPGDFILVNKFDYGLRIPVFNVKILNVGEPKRGDVMVFRYPRNPSVDYIKRVVGLPGDHIAYRDKIVYINGKPQPQTVIGQYINEDGQPVPGVQLRSEQLGSVKHDILIETEPMYRSFDCMPAGTYTVPAGQYFVMGDNRDNSNDSRYWCSVPERNLVGRAFLIWMSWDMLRGGVAWQRIGQAIH, from the coding sequence ATGAATTTCGATTTCGCAGCGTTTCTTATGGCGGCGGCCGTCATCACTGGCGCCATATGGGCCGTAGATGCTTTCATATGGGCGCCCCGGCGCAGGGGCCAATTGGGTGATGGGGCGGGGGCCTCATCGAGCCGTGAGCCACTGCTCGTGGAATACGCGCGGGCGTTCTTCCCGATCATCGTGATCGTCCTGTTGTTACGTTCCTTCGTGGTGGAACCGTTCCGGATCCCCTCCGGGTCCATGGAGCCGACGCTGCTGCCGGGGGATTTCATATTGGTCAACAAGTTCGACTACGGGCTTAGAATTCCGGTCTTCAACGTTAAGATCCTGAACGTGGGCGAACCGAAGCGCGGGGATGTGATGGTGTTCCGCTATCCGCGCAACCCATCCGTGGATTATATCAAGCGGGTGGTCGGTCTTCCGGGGGACCATATCGCCTACCGGGACAAAATTGTTTACATCAACGGCAAGCCACAGCCACAGACCGTGATCGGGCAGTACATCAACGAGGATGGGCAGCCGGTACCCGGCGTGCAGCTGCGCTCCGAGCAATTAGGCTCGGTGAAGCACGACATCCTCATAGAGACCGAACCGATGTACCGTTCGTTCGATTGTATGCCGGCCGGTACCTATACGGTGCCCGCGGGACAGTACTTCGTGATGGGCGACAATCGCGACAACAGCAACGACAGTCGTTACTGGTGCTCGGTTCCGGAGCGCAATCTGGTCGGGAGGGCGTTCCTGATCTGGATGAGCTGGGACATGCTGCGTGGCGGTGTTGCATGGCAGCGGATCGGGCAGGCGATACACTAG
- a CDS encoding ribonuclease III yields MNLPVDRLESALGYRFDDPEYLAWALTHRSAGSRNNERLEFLGDAILSFVIAAELYERFAQADEGELSRLRAALVKRESLAILARNLNLGDFLALGGGELKSGGFRRESILADAMEAVFGAVYLDGGWETCRDLILRMYRERLEELPQEGVRKDPKTRLQEHLQSRRLPLPDYQVTGVSGEDHAQTFTVACGVAELGLLVEGVGRSRRKAEQAAASVALSRLGVD; encoded by the coding sequence TTGAATTTGCCAGTAGACAGGCTGGAATCCGCGCTCGGCTACCGGTTCGACGATCCGGAGTATCTTGCCTGGGCGCTTACCCATCGCAGCGCCGGCAGCCGTAACAATGAGCGGCTGGAGTTTCTGGGGGACGCCATCCTCAGTTTTGTGATCGCCGCGGAGTTGTACGAGCGGTTTGCACAGGCCGATGAAGGCGAGCTTAGCCGTCTACGGGCGGCGTTGGTGAAGCGCGAGAGCCTGGCGATCCTGGCCCGTAATCTGAATCTCGGTGATTTTCTGGCGCTGGGTGGCGGGGAGCTTAAGAGCGGCGGCTTTCGCCGCGAGTCCATCCTGGCGGATGCCATGGAAGCGGTGTTCGGCGCGGTGTATCTCGACGGTGGTTGGGAGACATGCCGGGATCTGATCCTGAGGATGTATCGGGAACGGTTGGAAGAGTTGCCACAGGAGGGGGTGCGCAAGGATCCTAAGACGCGACTGCAGGAGCACCTGCAGTCGCGGCGGCTGCCGCTCCCGGACTACCAAGTGACCGGAGTCTCCGGGGAGGACCATGCCCAGACGTTTACCGTGGCGTGTGGCGTAGCGGAGTTGGGCTTGCTGGTCGAGGGGGTCGGGCGGTCCCGGCGCAAGGCCGAGCAGGCCGCGGCCAGTGTGGCCCTCAGCCGGCTGGGTGTAGACTGA
- a CDS encoding GTPase Era, whose product MSKPPTRCGFIAIIGRPNVGKSTLLNRLVGQKISITAPRPQTTRHRIHGVKTVGPDQAVYVDTPGLHRESRRTLNRYLNRTARSALHDVDALLFVVEALHWTGEDQYVEELIRELPAPAILVVNKVDKVVDKTRLLPYLEERSRSGRYRELFPASAQDGDNVEALERKVMELLPSSVHLFPDDQVTDRSQRFLAAELVREKLTRRLGQEIPYALAVSIEDFEELEALIRIRAVIWVERDGQKKIVIGKGGGVLKEIGRLARLDLEHELGKKVFLELWVKVREGWSDDSGALSSLGYDDAFQDPGG is encoded by the coding sequence ATGAGTAAACCCCCGACCCGTTGCGGATTCATCGCCATCATTGGCAGGCCCAACGTGGGCAAGTCGACACTGCTCAACCGATTGGTGGGGCAGAAGATCAGCATCACCGCCCCGCGGCCCCAGACCACTCGGCACCGGATCCACGGCGTCAAGACCGTGGGCCCGGACCAGGCGGTCTATGTGGATACCCCCGGCCTGCACCGGGAGTCACGGCGGACCTTGAACCGTTACCTGAACCGCACCGCACGCTCCGCGCTGCACGATGTGGATGCCCTGCTGTTCGTGGTGGAGGCCTTGCACTGGACCGGCGAAGACCAATACGTGGAAGAACTGATCCGCGAGCTCCCCGCGCCGGCGATCCTGGTGGTCAACAAGGTGGACAAGGTGGTGGACAAGACACGCCTGCTGCCCTACCTGGAGGAGCGCAGCCGGTCGGGCCGTTACCGCGAGCTGTTTCCGGCCTCGGCACAGGATGGAGACAACGTCGAGGCCTTGGAACGCAAGGTAATGGAATTGCTGCCATCTTCGGTGCATCTGTTTCCCGATGACCAGGTAACCGACCGCAGCCAGCGGTTTCTGGCCGCCGAGCTGGTCCGTGAGAAGCTCACGCGCAGACTGGGTCAGGAGATCCCCTATGCGCTTGCGGTTTCCATCGAGGATTTCGAGGAGTTGGAGGCGCTGATCCGTATCCGCGCAGTGATCTGGGTGGAGCGGGACGGACAGAAGAAAATTGTGATCGGCAAGGGCGGCGGCGTACTCAAAGAGATCGGCCGCCTGGCGCGGCTCGACCTGGAGCACGAACTGGGGAAAAAGGTCTTTCTGGAGCTTTGGGTGAAGGTGCGGGAGGGCTGGTCCGACGACTCCGGGGCGCTCAGCAGTCTCGGTTATGATGACGCCTTTCAGGACCCCGGCGGCTAG
- a CDS encoding DNA repair protein RecO produces MSQPKRVALQPGYVLHPRPYRDTSLLVEALTPEHGRVGLVAKGVRAPRSRMRGLLQPFRPLLLSWSGSGDLATLVGAEANGPMMGLAGAGLLSGFYVNELLVRLLLRHDPHPALYQAYEAVLTALQAAGQEEPALRIFEKRLLQELGYGLLLDREARSGQPIDAERRYRYRLDLGPLPEDEGDIADPAIHGSSLLALAREVLPADPERRQEAKRLMRAAIARHLGGRPLKSRDLFRVHSRDEDHGTGG; encoded by the coding sequence ATGAGCCAACCCAAGCGGGTGGCGTTGCAGCCGGGCTACGTGCTCCACCCTCGGCCCTATCGGGACACCAGCCTGTTGGTGGAGGCCCTGACTCCCGAGCACGGGCGTGTGGGGTTGGTGGCGAAGGGGGTCCGCGCACCGCGCTCGCGCATGCGCGGCCTGCTCCAACCGTTTCGACCCCTGCTTCTGTCCTGGTCCGGGAGCGGTGATCTGGCCACTTTGGTGGGTGCGGAGGCGAACGGGCCGATGATGGGCCTGGCGGGTGCCGGCCTGTTGAGCGGTTTCTATGTCAACGAACTGCTAGTGCGCCTGCTGCTGCGCCACGATCCCCATCCGGCCCTGTACCAGGCCTACGAAGCGGTCCTGACGGCCCTGCAGGCGGCCGGTCAGGAGGAGCCCGCGCTGAGGATCTTCGAAAAACGATTGTTGCAGGAGTTGGGATACGGGTTGCTCCTGGATCGCGAGGCACGCTCCGGCCAACCGATCGACGCGGAACGGCGCTACCGGTATCGGCTGGATCTGGGACCGTTGCCTGAGGATGAGGGGGACATCGCGGATCCGGCGATTCACGGCAGCAGCCTGCTGGCCCTGGCCCGGGAGGTCTTACCCGCCGATCCGGAGCGCCGGCAGGAGGCCAAGCGGCTCATGCGTGCCGCCATCGCGCGCCACTTGGGCGGCCGGCCCCTGAAGAGCCGCGACCTGTTTCGTGTGCATAGCCGCGACGAGGACCATGGTACCGGGGGTTGA
- a CDS encoding pyridoxine 5'-phosphate synthase, translated as MNRTPPIRLGVNIDHVASLRQARRTRYPDPVQAALTAEQGGADAITLHLREDRRHIQERDVELLRQVLTTPMNLEMAVTGEMLAFAERLAPEDCCLVPERRAELTTEGGLDVAGQLTRVREACGRLAGAGVRVSLFIDAEPRQIEAAAAAGAPVVELHTGHYADAPDTASRGRELERIVAAVELARGAGLQVNAGHGLHFHNVGPIAALEPIRELNIGHAIVARALFTGLEAAVREMKRLMREAHRD; from the coding sequence ATGAACCGCACGCCACCGATCCGTCTTGGGGTCAACATCGACCATGTGGCGAGCCTGCGCCAGGCACGCCGTACGCGCTACCCGGACCCGGTCCAGGCTGCGCTGACGGCGGAGCAGGGGGGGGCGGACGCCATCACGCTGCACCTGCGCGAAGACCGGCGCCACATCCAGGAGCGGGACGTGGAGTTGCTGCGCCAGGTCCTGACGACCCCCATGAATTTGGAGATGGCGGTTACCGGGGAAATGCTGGCGTTCGCGGAACGGCTGGCGCCCGAGGACTGCTGCCTGGTGCCGGAGCGGCGCGCGGAGTTGACCACCGAAGGCGGACTCGACGTGGCGGGGCAGTTGACGCGGGTACGCGAGGCCTGCGGGCGGCTGGCGGGGGCCGGCGTGCGCGTATCCCTGTTCATCGATGCGGAGCCGCGCCAGATCGAGGCGGCGGCGGCGGCCGGAGCCCCGGTGGTGGAGCTCCATACCGGCCACTACGCCGATGCGCCCGATACGGCAAGTCGTGGCCGCGAATTGGAACGTATCGTCGCGGCGGTGGAACTGGCCCGGGGGGCGGGCCTGCAGGTCAACGCGGGCCACGGTCTCCATTTCCACAACGTGGGGCCCATCGCCGCCCTAGAGCCGATCCGGGAGCTCAACATCGGGCACGCCATCGTCGCGCGGGCGCTCTTCACGGGCCTCGAAGCGGCGGTGCGCGAAATGAAGCGGCTCATGCGCGAGGCCCACCGGGACTGA
- a CDS encoding cysteine synthase B, translated as MTFPTLEDFVGNTPLVRLQRLPGATTNAVLVKLEGNNPAGSVKDRPATSMIRRAEERGEIRPGDTLIEATSGNTGIALAMAAAMRGYRMVLIMPEHMSVERRAVMRAFGARMILVSRQEGMEGARDLALRMEAQGEGKVLDQFSNADNPRAHYETTGPEIWRDTGGAITHFVSSMGTTGTIMGTGRFLKEQNPGIEIVGVQPTEGSQIPGIRRWPAAYLPKIFDPAGVDRTLEVSQQEAEDTTRELAAREGIFAGVSSGGAVAAALRLSRELEHAVLVAIICDRGDRYLSTGVFPPD; from the coding sequence ATGACGTTTCCAACGCTGGAAGACTTCGTCGGCAACACTCCGCTGGTCCGGTTGCAGCGGCTCCCGGGCGCGACCACCAACGCGGTGCTGGTGAAGCTGGAGGGCAACAACCCGGCCGGCTCCGTGAAGGACCGCCCCGCGACCAGCATGATCCGCCGCGCCGAGGAACGCGGCGAGATCCGCCCCGGCGACACCCTGATTGAGGCGACCAGCGGCAACACCGGCATCGCACTGGCCATGGCCGCCGCCATGCGCGGCTACCGCATGGTGCTGATCATGCCGGAGCACATGAGCGTGGAGCGGCGCGCGGTGATGCGCGCCTTCGGCGCCCGCATGATCCTGGTATCACGTCAGGAGGGGATGGAGGGGGCGCGCGATCTCGCGTTACGCATGGAAGCCCAGGGCGAGGGCAAGGTGCTGGATCAGTTCTCCAATGCCGACAACCCGCGCGCCCATTATGAAACCACCGGCCCGGAGATATGGCGCGATACCGGTGGCGCCATCACCCATTTCGTCAGTTCGATGGGCACTACCGGGACCATCATGGGCACCGGGCGGTTCCTTAAGGAACAGAACCCGGGTATCGAGATCGTGGGGGTGCAGCCCACGGAAGGTTCCCAGATCCCCGGCATCCGGCGTTGGCCCGCGGCCTATCTGCCGAAAATCTTCGATCCGGCGGGCGTGGACCGCACCCTGGAGGTGAGCCAGCAGGAGGCTGAGGATACGACGCGCGAACTGGCCGCGCGGGAAGGGATCTTCGCCGGCGTATCCTCCGGCGGCGCCGTGGCCGCGGCGCTGCGTTTGTCCCGGGAGTTGGAGCATGCGGTGCTGGTCGCCATCATCTGCGACCGTGGCGACCGTTATCTCTCCACCGGGGTCTTTCCACCCGACTGA
- a CDS encoding 3'-5' exonuclease produces the protein MNNVFVFDIETVPDVEAGRRLYGLDGLSDGDVAQVMYTVRRQQTGGNDFLRLHLQRVVAISLAVRTRDWFKVWSLGEVDAPEAELVRRFFDGVERYTPTLVSWNGGGFDLPVLHYRALRHGIPAPRYWETGADDQGFRWNNYLNRFHERHTDLMDVLSGYQARAVAPLDEIATLLGLPGKMGMDGAQVWERYLEGELGAIRDYCETDVINTYLVYLRFEQIRGRLGAEEYQRECQLVRDTLNQDDRPHLRRFLAAWPAPQDHG, from the coding sequence ATGAATAACGTCTTCGTGTTCGACATCGAAACGGTGCCCGATGTGGAGGCGGGACGCCGGCTCTACGGGTTGGATGGGTTGAGCGACGGCGACGTGGCGCAGGTCATGTATACGGTCCGCCGTCAGCAGACCGGCGGCAACGACTTTCTACGGCTGCATCTGCAACGGGTGGTGGCAATCTCGCTCGCGGTCCGTACCCGCGATTGGTTCAAGGTCTGGTCTCTGGGGGAGGTGGACGCCCCGGAAGCGGAACTGGTGCGGCGTTTCTTCGATGGCGTGGAGCGCTATACCCCCACCCTGGTGTCCTGGAACGGCGGTGGCTTCGATCTCCCGGTGCTGCATTACCGGGCGTTGCGCCACGGAATTCCGGCGCCCCGTTATTGGGAAACCGGCGCCGATGACCAGGGCTTCCGGTGGAACAACTACCTGAACCGCTTCCATGAGCGTCATACCGATCTTATGGACGTGCTGTCCGGCTACCAGGCCCGGGCGGTGGCGCCCCTGGACGAGATCGCCACCTTGCTGGGTCTGCCGGGAAAGATGGGCATGGATGGCGCGCAGGTCTGGGAGCGGTATTTGGAGGGCGAACTGGGCGCGATCCGGGACTACTGCGAGACGGATGTCATCAATACCTATTTGGTGTACCTGCGTTTTGAGCAGATCCGCGGCCGGCTGGGTGCGGAGGAATACCAACGCGAGTGCCAACTGGTGCGTGATACCTTGAATCAGGACGACCGGCCCCACCTGCGCCGGTTCCTCGCTGCCTGGCCCGCGCCGCAAGACCACGGATGA
- a CDS encoding 23S rRNA (uracil(1939)-C(5))-methyltransferase has translation MSRARRTRVLPAPAVAEVERLASDGRGVARIDGKTVFVDGALPGESVRFAYRARRRDFDEGVTVEVLRPSADRTVPRCAHFDTCGGCSLQHLDPAAQLRAKQESLLDNLQRLGKVQPEALLEPLSGARWGYRRKARLGVRYVPGKGRVLVGFREKHSSKVAELSSCEVLIQSVGARLADLAALIGSLSVAEQIPQLEVAAGDDETALVIRHLHALNDSDMERLAAFGRQHGLRMFLQSGGPDSVVPLDGGAGWLDYRLPEYAVEIKFNPTDFAQVHAGMNQRMVARVVELLALEGGERVLDLYCGLGNFTLPLARRAGYVVGVEGDAGLVRRARDNARCNGLDNTEFHAADLASPEPGAAWLAGRYDRVLLDPPRSGAQAIIPYLKGLKPTRIAYVSCHPATLARDAGELVRGLGYRLVRAGVVDMFPHTAHVESVAIFERG, from the coding sequence GTGAGCCGCGCGCGCCGCACGCGGGTCCTGCCGGCACCGGCCGTCGCGGAGGTGGAGCGGCTTGCCAGCGACGGGCGCGGTGTCGCGCGGATCGACGGCAAGACCGTGTTCGTCGATGGCGCCCTGCCGGGGGAGTCGGTGCGCTTCGCCTACCGGGCACGGCGCCGGGATTTCGACGAAGGGGTTACCGTGGAGGTCCTGCGTCCCTCCGCGGACCGGACCGTCCCGCGGTGCGCCCATTTTGATACCTGCGGGGGCTGCAGCCTGCAGCACTTGGATCCGGCGGCGCAGTTGCGGGCCAAACAGGAATCCCTGCTGGACAATCTCCAGCGTCTCGGCAAGGTTCAGCCGGAGGCCTTGCTGGAGCCCCTTTCCGGTGCGCGCTGGGGTTACCGCCGCAAGGCGCGGTTGGGTGTGCGCTACGTCCCAGGCAAGGGCCGCGTGCTGGTGGGATTCCGGGAAAAGCACAGCTCCAAGGTGGCGGAACTGTCGAGTTGCGAGGTGCTGATCCAGAGCGTGGGCGCACGACTAGCGGATCTCGCCGCGCTGATCGGGAGTCTGTCAGTCGCGGAACAGATCCCCCAGCTGGAGGTGGCTGCCGGCGACGATGAAACCGCCCTGGTGATCCGTCATCTTCACGCCTTGAACGATAGTGACATGGAACGACTCGCGGCCTTCGGCCGGCAGCATGGGTTGCGCATGTTCCTGCAGTCCGGGGGGCCGGACAGCGTGGTACCCCTGGACGGAGGAGCGGGGTGGCTCGATTACCGGTTGCCCGAGTACGCGGTGGAGATTAAATTCAATCCCACCGACTTTGCGCAGGTCCACGCCGGCATGAACCAGCGCATGGTTGCGCGGGTGGTGGAACTGCTGGCGCTGGAGGGTGGGGAACGGGTGCTGGATCTGTACTGCGGACTTGGCAACTTCACCCTGCCACTGGCGCGCCGCGCCGGCTACGTGGTGGGGGTGGAGGGGGACGCGGGCTTGGTGCGCCGGGCCCGCGACAACGCCCGTTGCAACGGGCTCGACAACACCGAATTTCATGCCGCCGATCTGGCGTCGCCGGAGCCGGGCGCGGCTTGGCTCGCCGGGCGTTACGACCGGGTGCTGCTGGATCCGCCGCGCTCCGGTGCCCAGGCGATCATCCCGTACCTGAAGGGGCTGAAGCCGACCCGCATTGCCTACGTCTCGTGCCATCCCGCGACACTGGCCCGGGACGCGGGGGAACTGGTCCGCGGGCTGGGTTACCGGCTAGTCCGGGCCGGGGTGGTCGATATGTTTCCCCACACCGCCCATGTGGAGTCGGTGGCGATATTTGAACGGGGCTGA